A genome region from Anastrepha ludens isolate Willacy chromosome 3, idAnaLude1.1, whole genome shotgun sequence includes the following:
- the LOC128858862 gene encoding zinc finger matrin-type protein CG9776 isoform X3 translates to MEEDLILQQPADRRLGTGNTLPPGPPGAESDGGAEYDTNKTKMEKDSSRISASRSSRRRSPSGSPPRSRRKSPSRGRRSPSLDSGSRRRRRSPSPPPRRNRFRDYSPDRRRFDGGGGRNMRRSPDRRRGGGGRGFRFRGRSNSRSRSRSISPRRGGGNRWSPKKKPSSPLPINAPPPPQVSQPQTQYGAIPPQLYPSDTYAQTAYNQYSVPPPQPAASFPPQQRTDSYGMQAPAPPVFNAAYPPPPVWGSNDAYNAQQPWMPTPDPNQLQQITQQPPPAAPPISIPPPQIVPQQTVNEAAPISTESSSKHDAAVAQEAENQRDELKRQRSSYLKKTSLLRKELKMLKEQRKDLHSGGGAPPSPTTKGFIDENEKLQNQIQKKLNTIENVIDMLTGIIGEENLERDEECYESDKSVKDDFNKKHVKEQKQLQQQQNVGGSSERSRKKKRKNSTTSSGSSSSSSSSSTSSSSSSTSTENEEEDDDDSSPERLKNKAIESMKAKAKEGLKRDQVGAAKAKDEKFLDEKKRFNYVFYDPEMHWCQTCDVFPKTAKDYLNHLHSKEHMDRESIETPWHIDMVTDQFPTFENVPTKRTPIRGLTFFIPASAWFCKLCNNWMGDLHCASTHLKSQLHASKYNAFLEKNPHYEVNWLADRQRVLNERKVVPLPPQITAVTTTAAESVTTKKSKKEEKVKKRKKKSSDKKDKKKKHKRSKKRKKNAATTSTSSDSSSSESEKASKSKIKSSPIIIQSLDNPNPAVSIRVAMRKQDLTKADEDTPPPPPRMRLEAGAPHPAPSSNIDLSGNAVSAVAIAAGGANATAALLANQGRLSKWTEAQDSSAKAAATAHHTAVAESDNKHDDAILQQWNTVQPVISESEKKLLEQLKGKLKNKPREESTTPAGASIRHNDVPADRRVRDRDRDRDRDRDRSDRDRNDRNERDRKRRSRSPVFGGGRGGGGRGRLRRTRSRSRSRGRISSPMGRRRRTRSRSRGRRSRSFDRRRRYSRSRSRSRTRSGSRSRIEKPVVRHAEFRPRVPEKDKDREKRSTTESKDKKSTDKKTKTSNTAPVAAAVTGKKLPFIGKMPVFKKQTAGQGEGSGSGAENTITYTSDNSQQTNSAHFAPQRPPAPTAAQIQMAMMEDVYGNAPPFHPDAGMMMDYEELMPDPIQFVNLMGQAPPPPPPPAVAGVTDAADDTNPPGVTEDILPPGIDVAESEDCVPRPISDGPLPRKGPLPKDLEEALNIIFPGEKKPEDEEAEAAKKAKSTGETQIITDEPVMQPEDLVKEGIHMVTIEETSLVGMDEASQMSMNEPLVFNKPTNSLQPEAVTANLSIKTTSISLADSSSQDATDIDLAAVQPPPPPPQTDASTAQQVVKTAGVEKPEAAEVVNGDDNTPIFNSTTVKPAEELASDANDSIEETSFAPAPAPSDIPMPDATLANKASMDDVANIVYDLDDIPQPPPSPTESEKMRRQEELNDLAMLGIDADDMAAQCF, encoded by the exons ATGGAAGAAGACCTTATATTACAACAACCAGCGGATCGTCGTCTGGGTACTGGAAATACATTACCACCGGGACCGCCAGGTGCAGAAAGCGATGGCGGTGCAGAATACG ATACCAATAAAACCAAAATGGAAAAGGACTCTAGTAGAATATCAGCAAGTCGGTCTAGTCGTCGTCGTTCGCCTTCTGGTAGTCCGCCACGCTCTAGACGTAAGTCCCCATCACGCGGCCGTCGATCGCCCTCTTTAGACAGCGGTAGCCGTCGTCGACGACGTTCTCCTTCCCCACCTCCTCGCCGTAATCGATTTCGTGACTACTCGCCAGACCGCCGACGTTTCGATGGAGGTGGTGGGCGCAACATGCGTCGCTCACCCGACAGACGACGTGGTGGTGGGGGACGTGGTTTTCGTTTTCGAGGTCGCAGTAATAGCCGATCGCGCAGCCGTAGCATATCACCGCGCCGTGGTGGTGGTAATCGTTGGTCCCCTAAAAAGAAGCCTAGTTCACCGCTTCCCATTAATGCGCCGCCACCACCACAAGTCTCGCAACCGCAAACGCAGTATGGTGCTATTCCACCACAACTATATCCAAGTGATACCTATGCCCAAACGGCATACAACCAATATTCTGTGCCGCCGCCACAGCCAGCAGCAAGTTTTCCGCCACAACAAAGAACAGATTCTTATGGTATGCAGGCACCAGCACCGCCTGTCTTTAATGCAGCTTATCCGCCGCCACCAGTTTGGGGGTCTAATG atGCTTATAATGCACAACAGCCTTGGATGCCAACTCCAGATCCCAATCAGCTACAGCAAATCACTCAACAACCGCCTCCAGCGGCACCACCAATATCCATACCACCGCCACAAATTGTGCCGCAACAAACTGTAAATGAAGCCGCACCCATTTCTACTGAATCAAGTTCAAAACATGATG CAGCTGTTGCACAAGAAGCAGAGAATCAGCGTGACGAATTGAAGCGCCAACGCAGCAGTTATCTAAAGAAAACATCGCTACTACGTaaggaattaaaaatgttaaaggaACAACGAAAAGATTTGCACAGTGGTGGTGGGGCACCACCTTCACCCACTACAAAGGGCTTTATCGATGAAAACGAAAAGCTACAG AATCAAATACAAAAGAAACTCAACACGATCGAAAATGTCATTGACATGCTAACTGGTATTATTGGAGAGGAAAATTTGGAAAGAGACGAGGAATGTTACGAGAGCGATAAGAGTGTAAAGgacgattttaataaaaaacatgttaAGGAACAAAAACAGCTGCAACAGCAGCAAAATGTCGGTGGTAGTAGTGAACGCAGTCGCAAGAAGAAGCGTAAAAATTCGACAACTTCATCTGGCAGCTCGTCGAGTAGTTCCAGCAGCAGTACGAGTTCCTCGTCCAGTTCAACGTCAACGGAGAACGAGgaggaagatgatgatgatagcTCACCAGAACGTTTGAAGAACAAAGCTATAGAGTCGATGAAGGCCAAAGCGAAGGAAGGTTTAAAACGCGACCAGGTCGGCGCCGCCAAAGCAAAAGATGAAAAATT CCTTGATGAGAAAAAACGTTTCAATTACGTGTTTTATGATCCCGAAATGCATTGGTGCCAAACGTGTGATGTATTTCCGAAAACCGCAAAAGATTACCTAAATCACTTACACTCCAAAGAGCATATGGATCGGGAAAGCATTGAAACGCCTTGGCACATAGATATGGTGACTGAC CAATTTCCAACCTTTGAGAATGTCCCAACAAAACGTACACCTATACGCGGTCTCACATTCTTCATACCAGCCTCAGCTTGGTTTTGTAAATTGTGCAACAATTGGATGGGCGATTTGCATTGCGCCTCAACTCATTTAAAATCTCAATTACATGCTAGTAAATACAAC gcatttttggagaaaaatcCACACTACGAAGTTAATTGGTTGGCCGATCGTCAACGTGTTCTGAATGAACGCAAAGTTGTGCCACTCCCGCCACAAATCACAGCCGTTACAACTACAGCTGCTGAGAGTGTTACAactaaaaaatccaaaaaggaAGAGAAAGTCAAGAAACGAAAGAAGAAGAG TTCGGACAAAAAggataagaagaaaaaacacaagCGTTCCAAGAAACGCAAGAAGAATGCTGCCACAACATCGACCTCTAGTGATTCTTCGTCTTCGGAGAGCGAAAAGGCTAGCAAATCTAAAATCAAATCGTCGCCCATAATCATTCAAAGCTTGGATAATCCCAATCCTGCCGTTTCGATACGTGTGGCAATGCGCAAACAAGACTTAACGAAAGCTGACGAGGATACACCACCACCGCCGCCACGTATGCGTCTCGAAGCCGGCGCTCCTCACCCTGCACCGTCATCTAACATCGATTTGAGCGGTAATGCCGTCAGTGCAGTGGCGATTGCAGCTGGTGGCGCTAATGCTACCGCCGCATTGTTGGCCAATCAAGGTCGTTTAAGTAAATGGACTGAGGCGCAAGATAGTAGCGCTAAGGCTGCAGCCACAGCACATCACACAGCTGTTGCGGAGTCGGATAACAAACATGATGATGCCATTTTGCAGCAATGGAACACCGTGCAACCGGTCATAAGCGAGAGTGAAAAGAAATTGTTGGAGCAGTTGAAGGGAAAGCTAAAGAATAAACCGCGTGAGGAATCCACAACACCGGCCGGTGCTTCGATACGTCATAATGACGTTCCGGCAGATCGACGTGTACGTGACCGTGACCGCGATCGTGATCGTGATCGTGATCGCAGTGACAGAGATCGAAATGATCGCAACGAGCGCGATCGCAAACGGCGTTCGCGAAGTCCCGTCTTTGGTGGCGGACGTGGTGGTGGTGGTCGGGGACGTTTGCGGCGCACACGTAGTCGCTCGCGCAGTCGCGGACGCATTAGTTCGCCAATGGGTCGTAGAAGGCGCACACGTTCACGCTCACGTGGACGAAG AAGTCGCTCTTTCGATCGTCGGCGCCGCTACAGTCGTTCACGTTCTCGTTCGCGCACGCGTTCTGGAAGTCGCAGTCGTATTGAAAAGCCGGTTGTGCGACATGCCGAATTTAGGCCGCGTGTGCCTGAAAAGGACAAGGATAGAGAAAAGCGTTCCACTACAGAATCGAAAGATAAAAAGAGTACcgacaagaaaaccaaaacaagCAACACAGCTCCGGTCGCAGCTGCAGTCACTGGCAAGAAATTACCGTTCATTGGTAAAATGCCAGTTTTCAAGAAGCAAACTGCTGGCCAAGGTGAAGGCAGCGGCAGTGGTGCTGAGAACACCATAACCTATACAAGCGACAATAGTCAACAAACCAACTCTGCTCATTTTGCGCCGCAACGTCCGCCTGCACCCACCGCAGCACAAATCCAAATGGCTATGATGGAAGATGTATACGGCAATGCACCGCCATTCCATCCCGATGCTGGCATGATGATGGACTATGAGGAGTTAATGCCAGATCCAATACAGTTTGTAAATTTGATGGGTCAGGCGccgccaccgccaccaccaccagcgGTAGCTGGAGTGACAGATGCGGCAGATGACACCAACCCTCCTGGTGTTACTGAAGACATACTACCACCGGGTATTGATGTGGCCGAGAGTGAAGACTGTGTGCCACGGCCCATTTCCGATGGACCTTTGCCACGTAAAGGGCCATTACCAAAAGATCTCGAAGAGGCGCTCAACATAATATTCCCAGGTGAAAAGAAGCCAGAAGATGAGGAAGCAGAGGCTGCGAAAAAGGCAAAATCAACAG GCGAAACACAAATAATTACCGATGAGCCCGTAATGCAGCCAGAGGATCTGGTCAAGGAAGGTATACATATGGTTACCATCGAAGAAACCTCTCTGGTTGGCATGGATGAAGCTTCACAAATGAGCATGAACGAACCGTTGGTGTTTAATAAGCCCACAAATTCTTTGCAACCTGAAGCAGTCACAGCAAACTTAAGCATTAAAACCACATCGATTTCACTAGCAGATAGTTCATCGCAAGATGCTACTGACATTGATTTGGCCGCAGTACAGCCCCCACCACCGCCACCACAAACTGATGCAAGTACGGCCCAACAAGTAGTAAAGACTGCAGGCGTTGAGAAGCCGGAAGCAGCGGAGGTGGTCAACGGTGATGACAACACACCTATCTTCAATTCCACTACTGTCAAACCAGCTGAGGAGCTAGCAAGCGATGCAAACGATTCCATAGAAGAAACAAGCTTTGCGCCCGCACCCGCACCCAGTGATATACCCATGCCCGATGCAACGCTTGCGAATAAAGCATCAATGGACGATGTTGCTAATATCGTGTACGACTTAGATGATATTCCACAGCCGCCGCCATCGCCAACGGAGAGCGAGAAGATGCGTAGACAGGAGGAGTTGAATGATTTGGCAATGTTGGGTATTGATGCCGACGATATGGCTGCACAGTGCTTTTGA